Proteins from a genomic interval of Fundulus heteroclitus isolate FHET01 chromosome 21, MU-UCD_Fhet_4.1, whole genome shotgun sequence:
- the LOC105919587 gene encoding tomoregulin-1, whose protein sequence is MAPLRRVSWFCCLLVLLGVPAARSSFPRSGGGGSADCGPGKASECPDLSDKKSDLRVCEAGTCRFGGTCRENGADIKCVCQFHCNKKYVPVCGSNGDTYQNECFLRRAACKKQRAISIVSEGACYHDGGSGSGDGDDEGSGRGKKASKCGNCKFGAECDEDSEDLLCMCNIVCNGHNDNPVCGSDGITYDTPCHVREASCLKQLKIDIKHVGRCQDKSRKDDGLKGKPDIYSVSKPDEDGGFQGSALPCPEDYAQFCEHGHCEMRQNLPTCRCDAAYGGPQCDQLLDFNILYVVPSGQKLHYVLIAAIIGAVQIAVIVAVVMCFTRRCNKSKRGRRQKQHLGHFPSGTSSRMM, encoded by the exons ATGGCTCCTCTGCGCCGggtctcctggttctgctgcctgctGGTCCTGCTCGGTGTCCCCGCCGCCCGGAGCTCCTTCCCCCGCAGCGGAGGCGGCGGCAGCGCCGACTGCGGCCCCGGGAAGGCCTCCGAGTGTCCAG ATTTGTCGGACAAGAAGAGCGACCTGCGCGTCTGCGAGGCCGGGACGTGTCGTTTCGGGGGAACCTGCCGTGAGAACGGAGCCGACATCAAGTGCGTCTGTCAGTTCCAC TGCAATAAGAAGTACGTCCCTGTGTGCGGCTCCAACGGAGACACGTACCAGAACGAGTGCTTCCTCCGGAGAGCTGCCTGCAAGAAGCAGAGAGCCATCAGCATTGTGTCGGAGGGAGCCTGTTACCACG ACGGAGGTTCTGGATCTGGAGATGGAG ACGATGAAGGTTCTGGTCGGGGGAAGAAGGCCTCCAAATGTGGGAACTGCAAGTTTGGAGCCGAATGCGATGAAGACTCTGAGGACCTACT ctgcatGTGTAACATCGTGTGCAACGGCCACAACGACAACCCGGTCTGCGGCAGCGACGGCATCACCTACGACACGCCGTGCCACGTCCGCGAGGCGTCCTGCCTCAAGCAGCTCAAGATCGACATCAAGCACGTCGGACGCTGCCAAG ATAAAAGCAGGAAGGACGACGGCTTGAAGGGGAAACCAGACATCTACT CCGTGTCCAAGCCTGACGAGGACGGCGGCTTCCAGGGCAGCGCTCTGCCCTGTCCTGAAGACTACGCTCAGTTCTGTGAACACGGCCACTGTGAGATGAGGCAGAACCTGCCCACCTGCAG GTGCGACGCTGCGTACGGCGGCCCTCAGTGCgaccagctgctggacttcaaCATCCTGTACGTGGTTCCCAGCGGCCAGAAGCTGCACTACGTCCTCATCGCTGCCATCATCGGAGCCGTCCAGATCGCTGTCATCGTCGCCGTGGTGATGTGCTTCACCAG GCGGTGCAACAAGTCGAAGCGTGGCCGCAGGCAGAAGCAGCACCTGGGCCATTTCCCATCAGGAACGTCCTCTCGGATGATGTAG
- the cavin4b gene encoding caveolae-associated protein 4b has protein sequence MAEKPGMPTGGGDDAGSIMALLERVAGLMDNVQATQQRMEERQLELENTVKTIQADVVKLTNDHANTSSTVSRLLEKTRKVSCHIKDVRVRVENQNLRVKKVEATQGDLLAKNKFRVVIYQGDQEVKAVTPGNEPAESSGGAAARPKVEPDKFELPPESDEEYMVVEEADSAGAGRVKKTGLTRIESFKATFSKENMSKTRENLGTKVNKLGERIVTAERREKIRQSGEKLKETFTKTVPAKLNLKKERTVAEGQEGAEGAAEAAGPVPPPKGRKSSPGAARPAEDEGKAAGSEVPMYDMKQLS, from the exons ATGGCGGAGAAACCCGGCATGCCAACGGGAGGCGGAGATGATGCTGGAAGCATCATGGCCTTGTTGGAGCGTGTGGCGGGCCTCATGGACAACGTCCAGGCCACACAGCAGCGCATGGAGGAGCGTCAGCTGGAGCTGGAGAACACAGTGAAAACCATCCAGGCTGACGTGGTCAAGCTCACCAACGATCACGCAAACACCAGCTCCACAGTCAGCCGGCTGTTGGAGAAGACTCGCAAGGTCAGCTGCCACATCAAGGATGTCAGGGTACGCgtggagaaccagaacctcagggTGAAAAAGGTGGAGGCCACGCAGGGAGACCTGCTCGCCAAGAACAAGTTCAGGGTGGTCATTTACCAG GGTGaccaggaagttaaagctgTAACACCAGGTAACGAGCCAGCAGAGTCCAGCGGTGGTGCTGCAGCAAGACCCAAGGTGGAACCGGACAAGTTCGAGCTCCCTCCAGAGTCAGACGAAGAGTACATGGTTGTGGAGGAGGCAGACTCCGCAGGGGCTGGCCGCGTGAAGAAGACAGGATTGACGCGCATCGAGAGCTTCAAAGCCACCTTCTCCAAGGAGAACATGAGCAAGACCCGTGAGAACCTGGGCACCAAGGTCAACAAACTTGGTGAGCGAATAGTAACGGCCGAAAGGCGCGAGAAGATCCGCCAATCTGGCGAGAAGCTGAAGGAGACCTTCACCAAGACCGTCCCAGCTAAGCTGAACCTGAAGAAGGAGAGGACTGTGGCGGAAGGTCAGGAAGGAGCGGAGGGAGCTGCAGAGGCAGCTGGTCCAGTTCCTCCTCCTAAAGGCCGTAAGAGCAGCCCAGGTGCAGCCAGGCCGGCTGAAGATGAGGGCAAGGCAGCCGGGTCAGAGGTGccgatgtatgacatgaagcagctGTCATAA